The DNA segment GGTTATTTGTAAAACTTTTTGCTTATTGTCAACCTTGCAATTTCTATTAAATAAAATTTTAGCAACTTTTCATAAATATTTAATTAATAATCACCTATATAAATTAAACCTATTATTCTTCTCTGTATTAATTCTTGAAGAACTCAAAAAATTCCTCTTTATAGCAGGGGTTATATTTCAAGAACTTGGAATAAATAATAATTGTGTATCACAACTATGTAGATTTTCCTTTGTTAACCGTTAACTTTAATTCATTTTCTTTGTATGGAGGGAATATTAAAATGCATCTCAGTATCATGGATTAGGTTTATATTGCTAGATAGATGTGTTCTAACTTTTTATATGCTTTCAGACTTTCACTACAAGGTTACCCATCTAAAAGACCAACTACAGTTCTCTCGCTATGTTCCACTCAACTAACATACGGGCAAAAAAGCTGGGGGGGGGTACCCGGCTTTTAACTATATTATTGGTGGTAAATAAAAGTTAAATCTTTATCTAGGTTTAGGTAGAGAACTTTAACCCTTTGCTGGGTACATAATCTCTCTTTCATAGCCTACCACTACTCTATAATAACCTGAAAGGTAGTGGTTTATATCACTATCACCGGTATCTATAAGCAATGACTCACCGCCTAGAGAAGCTAGCTTTTCTTGAGGAGCAATAACTGTAATATTTCTCTTTTTTACTTCTTTTAACACTGATGGACTAAATTGTTGGTTTCCTCTTCCAAAGATATATCCTTGCCCTCCTATTATTGTAACTACTATATGAGCATTTTTACCTAAAATAATGTCTAATATTTCTCTTTCACCAGCATCTTTACAAATTAGCTCGTTATTATAAACGATATCAACACCTAGTAGTGTATAATCTAAACCTAATCTTTCCATGATTCTTCTAGTAGTTGTTCCAGGACCAATCAAATAATAGGTGTCCTTTTTCATATAAGCTATCACATGATCAGCAATATGAGTGGTGGCTACACCTTCACCTGGTCCCCCTGAAGATTTTAAGCTTTGTACTAACCCCTCTCGCTCTGGTACTTGTAAATAACCGTGTAACTCTGCTGATACTCTACCAGCACGAAATGCTTTTTCATCAATATCCATCACTTCTCTTTCTCTAACAGGTACCTTGTTTCCTTTACAATATTCTAAAACAAGTTCACCAGCCCTGTCTGGAGAAGTTCCAAATACTGCTGAGTGGATTTTTACACCAGCAGGTATACCAATAGTAGGTATCTTAGTACCGATAGCATCATATATATTTCTTGCTGTACCATCTCCCCCAGAAAAGATAAGTAGATCCACACCATATTCTAATAGCTTTTGAGCTCCTTTAACTGTATCTTCAGGTGTAGTTTTTCCAAGTAATGTACTTTTTTCAATTTCTATCACTTTAGGTGATAGACCCGCTTCCTTAACAGGGTTTTCACCCATATCTAAAGGATATGTCACAAGCTCTACATCATCACCTAGAGACACTAGCTTTGTAAGAGCTTTTTTTGTTTTTAAAGAAGCCTCAGGAACAGCCCCTTTAGAAATTGCCTGTTCTAATATATCCTGTCCATCAGTTCCTTTTAAACCAACTCGTCCACCCATTCCTGCTATTGGATTCACGATTAGCCCTATTTTCATCCCAATAAAATCACTCCTAAAACCTATCCCCTCCTCATTTGGAGGGGATAGACATATTCAAGTATCACTAGTTTTTCCCATGTTTACGTAAATAAGCTCTCCATGTAAGTGCCCATTTATCAGGGTCATTTAAAGAGGACTCATCATTTCGTTTAGCAGTTGCTGCTCTATGAGGAGCATTCTTTAACATATCAGGGTTTTCATAGGCTTCTTTTGTGATCTGCTTTAATAGCTCAATATATTCATCTAGATCATCTTTAGAGTAAGTCTCACATGGTTCAAGGGTCATAGGTTCAGGAATCACCCATGGTTCGTGACTTTCCCAATAATGCTGAACACCATAATCAGCTACCCTATCATGTATTTCTGTTGTACCGATACCTGTTTTTTCTTTTAGTTTCTCCCAAGTATATCTAACCTGTTCTTGCCTACGATGACCATTATCACTATAGCAATAATCTAGATCGGGGATTTCTTTTATTAACTTCTCATATAGATAATTATTGTTAATAACTGATACCTCTGATGTTTCTCGTAATCCTTCAGCTCCCATAGCTCTAATCCAAGCATATGCTCGTAACACTACCCCTGCTGTACCATAGAAATCACGTACCTTACCATAACTATTAGGACGATTATAATTTAAATAGTACTTACTTCCATCGTACTCTACAGTAGGTTTAGGTAAGAATTTAGCTAGTTCTTCGGTACAAGCAAAGGCACCATTTCCAGGACCTGAACATCCATGAGGAGTTCCTAAGGTCTTATGAACATTAAAGTGACACATATCAAAGCCAGCATCTCTCGCTCTAGCAATACCTAAAAAAGCATTGGCATTAGCTTGGTCATAGTAACAAAGACCACCAACATCTTTAATGATTTTTACAATCTCATCAGCACGTGGATTGTATAGACCAATATCTTCAGGGTTAGTCATAAAGATAGCAGCAGTTCTTTCAGAAGCTGCTTCTCTAATAGCTTCTATATCCGGAAACCCGCTCTCATCAGGATATATAGTAATTACTTTATATCCTGCTGTATCTGGAGATGCTGCATTACAAGGATGAGAATAGATTGTAGTTATAATCTCATCACGCTGTTCTCCTTCTCCGTTAGCCTCATGGTAAGCTCTTACTACACTAGCAGCATTATAGACTGCATGGTTTCCTCCACCTGGCTGGAAGGTAGCTCTATCCATACCTGTTATTTCACAAAACATTTGTTCCATACGATAATATATTTCTAAGATTCCCTGAACTGTATCTTCGTCTTGAAGAGGATGTAGTTCACTAAACTTAGGTTCCTTTACTAAAACCTCATTAATCCGTGGATTATATTTCATAGTACATGTTCCTTCACTAATATCATTAGTGATATTAGATCCCATTGTTTCTTGAGCTAGATGTTTATAATGCATCAATACATGTTTTTGTGATACTTCAGGTAGATCTGATTCTTCTTCTCGTCTCATAAACTCTGGGATCTTTTTAGTGACATCACCAGCTTTATCTTTAATTTCCTGCTCAGCTTCCGGGACTAATATACCTCTCACCCCAGGAGAGGACATTTCGTAAATCATAGGTTCGTCCCAGCAAGCTTGATGGAAATTTCTTCTTAATTTTCCCGTCTGGCTATTACCCATAAATCCTCCTACCCCTTTCTCATAATATTTAAAACTGAACACTATCTAGCTATTTCTCTTCTACAATATCAGCTATAGAGTGTACCAAATAGTCAATATCTTGTTTACTATGAATCTCAGTAATACAATAAAGAGCACAATTTTTCATAGAAGGAAATTCCTCACTTAGATCATGACCACCAAATATACCTCGTTTTCTTAACTGCTTATTTATTTCACTCACTGTTTTTCCTGTATCATTAAAATCAACTATAAACTCTTTGAAAGGTTCTCCGTTTAACCTAGGTACCTTAACTTTATCTATTTCATTTAACTTTTGGGTTGCATAGTGAACCCTCTCCATAATTCCTGTGCCTAACTCTTTCATACCTTTAGGACCCATTAAGGCTAAATACACTCCTGCTACGATACCGTATAAAGCTGTAGTAGTTCCAATATAGTCCTTTCCTTCTTCGCGGTGAGCATAAGAAGTTCTTTCAAAAGCTACATGCCCAAATCCGTATTCTCCTTCTCTTTGGGTAGTGGTGACACCAAATAACAGTGTAGGATATTCACTAACATATTTTTCTTCATCTCTAGAGGCAATAAACCCAGCTAAACCACCACCCCATTCCATGTGCATTCCTAAAGGCTGAAGATCACCACAAACTATATCTGCACCATACCTAGACGGAGGTGCTATAACTCCGAGTGAACTAGGATCAACACCTACTATCACTTCTGCACCTACATTATGTGCCAAATCTGAAATTTTCTGACCTTGTACTTCAATTACACCCATATATGTTGGGTTTTCAAAGTAAACTGCAGCTGTATTAGAAGAAAGTTGTTGTTCTAAACTATCAAGGTCTAATAGGCCAGTTTTTGGATCAAAGTCTATATACTTGATAGTGAGTCCTTTTTTAGCATAATTTTTCACTACTTCTAAACGCCTAGGACTCATATTTTTAGGTAAGATAATTTCTTTTCTACCTGTTATTCTCTCAGCCATACCACATGAAAAAGCAACTGCATTTGCCCAATCATATGTGGGTGTTGTAACTACATCCATCTCTACTAAATCACCGATCATGCTACAAGACTCAAATAAAGCATGAAACTTACCTTTATCTGCGTATGCATCACCAACATACGCAGTTAAAAATTCATCTTGCGATGCAATTGTGTCACAAACAGATGGTACATAATGTTTCCAAGTTCCTCCACCTAAAAAACTTACGTACTCATCTGTAGACTCATTATTAGATAATATATTTCGAACATGTCGCTTTAACTGATATTCAGATTCAATAGGTTCTGGAATATTTAATCGACCCTCAAACCGTAACCTTTCTGGTATCTCTTGATATATATCTTCCACACTCGAAAGACCAACTTCGTTCAAAAGTTTTTCTTTCATCCCCGGAGCAGTACTAGGAATGTAAGGAAAAGCTCTCCTATTCTCCGACACTTGATATACCTCCCCTTAGAAAAGAGTTAATTAAAAAAACTATAACCTAACCGCTATATGCTATTCACCACCTCACTAACAAGACTTTTCTATTACACTAAAGCGTCAGGTTATTATCAATAATACTGTTTACCAAGAATCTATATGACTAATTACATAAAAAACAGCCTTTATTAGGCTGTCATATTAAGAAAATAACTATATAACTAAGTCAATTATGCTATGTGATAAGTTTTCTAATAAATAAAAAAATGTTACGATAAAAAGATAATAACTAATTATATAGTTTTTTGGGGGGGAGTTAATTGAAAATTCTAGGTGTTGTAGGAAGCCGTCGAAAAAAAGGAAATACTTCCACTTTAATTCAGGAAGCTTTAAAACCTTTTAAACTGAACAACATTGACACTAAACTAATTTTCTTAGATGACTATAATATTAGTGACTGTACTGGATGCGAAGGCTGTAAAGAAACATATAAATGTGTAATAAACGATGATATGCAACAATTATATCCAGATATTTTAGAAGCAGATGCAATTATATTAGGGTCACCTGCCTATTTTTATAATGTATCTGCAGATATGAAAGCTTTTATAGATAGATGTTACTGTTTTGAAATATTCGACAAAGAAGACCGCTCTGTTTGG comes from the Natranaerobius trueperi genome and includes:
- a CDS encoding ATP-NAD kinase family protein, whose protein sequence is MKIGLIVNPIAGMGGRVGLKGTDGQDILEQAISKGAVPEASLKTKKALTKLVSLGDDVELVTYPLDMGENPVKEAGLSPKVIEIEKSTLLGKTTPEDTVKGAQKLLEYGVDLLIFSGGDGTARNIYDAIGTKIPTIGIPAGVKIHSAVFGTSPDRAGELVLEYCKGNKVPVREREVMDIDEKAFRAGRVSAELHGYLQVPEREGLVQSLKSSGGPGEGVATTHIADHVIAYMKKDTYYLIGPGTTTRRIMERLGLDYTLLGVDIVYNNELICKDAGEREILDIILGKNAHIVVTIIGGQGYIFGRGNQQFSPSVLKEVKKRNITVIAPQEKLASLGGESLLIDTGDSDINHYLSGYYRVVVGYEREIMYPAKG
- the gcvPB gene encoding aminomethyl-transferring glycine dehydrogenase subunit GcvPB translates to MGNSQTGKLRRNFHQACWDEPMIYEMSSPGVRGILVPEAEQEIKDKAGDVTKKIPEFMRREEESDLPEVSQKHVLMHYKHLAQETMGSNITNDISEGTCTMKYNPRINEVLVKEPKFSELHPLQDEDTVQGILEIYYRMEQMFCEITGMDRATFQPGGGNHAVYNAASVVRAYHEANGEGEQRDEIITTIYSHPCNAASPDTAGYKVITIYPDESGFPDIEAIREAASERTAAIFMTNPEDIGLYNPRADEIVKIIKDVGGLCYYDQANANAFLGIARARDAGFDMCHFNVHKTLGTPHGCSGPGNGAFACTEELAKFLPKPTVEYDGSKYYLNYNRPNSYGKVRDFYGTAGVVLRAYAWIRAMGAEGLRETSEVSVINNNYLYEKLIKEIPDLDYCYSDNGHRRQEQVRYTWEKLKEKTGIGTTEIHDRVADYGVQHYWESHEPWVIPEPMTLEPCETYSKDDLDEYIELLKQITKEAYENPDMLKNAPHRAATAKRNDESSLNDPDKWALTWRAYLRKHGKN
- the gcvPA gene encoding aminomethyl-transferring glycine dehydrogenase subunit GcvPA, with the translated sequence MSENRRAFPYIPSTAPGMKEKLLNEVGLSSVEDIYQEIPERLRFEGRLNIPEPIESEYQLKRHVRNILSNNESTDEYVSFLGGGTWKHYVPSVCDTIASQDEFLTAYVGDAYADKGKFHALFESCSMIGDLVEMDVVTTPTYDWANAVAFSCGMAERITGRKEIILPKNMSPRRLEVVKNYAKKGLTIKYIDFDPKTGLLDLDSLEQQLSSNTAAVYFENPTYMGVIEVQGQKISDLAHNVGAEVIVGVDPSSLGVIAPPSRYGADIVCGDLQPLGMHMEWGGGLAGFIASRDEEKYVSEYPTLLFGVTTTQREGEYGFGHVAFERTSYAHREEGKDYIGTTTALYGIVAGVYLALMGPKGMKELGTGIMERVHYATQKLNEIDKVKVPRLNGEPFKEFIVDFNDTGKTVSEINKQLRKRGIFGGHDLSEEFPSMKNCALYCITEIHSKQDIDYLVHSIADIVEEK
- a CDS encoding flavodoxin family protein; protein product: MKILGVVGSRRKKGNTSTLIQEALKPFKLNNIDTKLIFLDDYNISDCTGCEGCKETYKCVINDDMQQLYPDILEADAIILGSPAYFYNVSADMKAFIDRCYCFEIFDKEDRSVWMGLNEAIGGKYATVIAVSEQEKEEDMGFTAEAMSKSLEALGYRVVSTVKALHLFKAGEALNNNKVLEDANKAGEKLLKHLQLKEKVKAQISKNHL